A segment of the Crassostrea angulata isolate pt1a10 chromosome 10, ASM2561291v2, whole genome shotgun sequence genome:
caaaacttacttctTTCTAATTACTCTACGCAGAGAGTGCATTTTCACTAATTCACAATCAAAcgcacaacattcaaataatgcttcagtgtaaaatcttcgtaactaaattttcaataatggcgTATTTGACGTCATTTTACGATGCctatattgctatttctttgacaatgtgactgtcaaattcttaattatgataaagttcatttgttgtaattcaggaatatacgaaacaacacatgtgcgcatgcacatttatttgtatatttataaacaaagttgtccgatccaaggtatgtgtccgatgcatggttaaatcACCCTACAGAAGgtagacatatatatataaattatagaTATCATTCGtcatttagctttaaaatttattagCTGGGGGGTGCCCGTGTTTCATAGACACGTGCACATTTTATAATAATGCACCTTTAAAAGAAGCTTCCTTTTCAATGGATCAGCAGCCATCCCTTTCATAACTAGAACTGTGTCCGCAGATGCCATTCTGTTATACCTTGTCACAGACACTGCCAATCTAAAATGTGCATGGATGTTAATTGAATCCAGTAGTTGATCAATAGACATAAAAGTAATTGCAGTACATTTGACAATCGTTTAATAAACTTTAACAATTAAACATAGACATTACAATGATATTatcaaattataataaaaattcattgCCTTTTTACAGTAAACATTCGAAtagatataaaataaacaaaattttcaaatccacCACCATGCACCCCCCCCTTTCCCATTCAGTGAGATCAATTCGTCGTTTTATGCGACAATTTAAATTCAGAAAATGTGAAGCAGCTATACAGATATTATATTGAGGTAATATTATTTCTGTGcatgtgatcaaataaaaaatctgCAGTAAATTGCATATTTACTCACCACATGAAATAAACCTTTTTGAGTTGTACACAAATCAGACAAACGTTTTCATTGGTTAATGAGGAAAATACTGTTATCTCATTGGTGAATTCAGTCGCCGGAAGCCAGTTTTAAACTGAAAGCGGCATGGTGTTTACAAACTAACAGAAGCTTCAACTGGTTGTTGGTAATGTTTCTCCCTTTACTCAATGTAGTTAGCAAAAAATCTATTCTAGAAGTACTTAAGTGTCATCAGTATACATGAATTGTCGCAGGATACAGTTTCAATACTTTATCTTGCTGgtttaatggggggggggggggggggggggtgtcggaTATGTCTAATCTGGCCCTGAATTTGACCGTGTTGAGTAATTGATCTCATATACGTTTATGCACTCTTGATTTCTTTATAGactaaattaattataattgagCGTTGTAAACCTGtcatattttagatatttttttacaaatcttGTTTGAGTAACTTTGCATTTACTCTCAAATTAATTGCATTTATCGTTGTAAATTATCAGATTATTGACATTCTCTTAAATTAACACCATCAATGTCTATAAGTAGTTTTATGATTACCAATTTGCAATAATATTACATGTGTAAACTTGAGCAGTATGTCATTGAATTGATAGATAGATAATTAGAACATTtggtaaaattatattttcagacATACGCACCCTGAGATGGATGTTATAGATGATGCTGTTACTATTCTGAGAGTTATACTGGATTATGTAGGAGTTGATGCAGATGATTTGgttagttaaaaaaataagcTGCACTGCCGATTTTCAGATTCTCACGTATCATAGATCAAATTTAGGATCAATCtacttgaaaaatgttttttgaacattttttgtttaagaGATCTTGACTTCAATTACCTGTAAcgtatttactgtaaaataattcaatatctAATTGGTAGTTTCTCATAACTGAAATAATGTAGATAATTATATCTTCTGAGATTATTATGAGATTTTCTTTTTgattcaatgaaatattaacTTATTTGTCTTAACAGGCTGACTATGTACATTTACTATATGTACGAGGATGCGATGCACAGAGAGATATGAGGGCCTCCCTTCGTAACAGATGGGACGTAAGTGTGACCCAAAGAAGGCGACGCATGATCCATAACTGGGTCAGGTGGCGGTCTGACATCCGACACAGAAGTTTGGTCAGGATTCTTGCCACAGCTATTCCAACAAAGCCGCCAAAAAGActaaaaatccaggtaaataCACATTCTTCTTGTACAACTAAGAGAAATTTGACCCAATGGTAATTTTTTATGACAAAGATCCTGCAACAATGAAAACTAAAGGGTCTTTGTAAATATGTAACTGTAAATTGTTTGAACTTGCTTGTAGGCAGAGAAATACTATATTACCAATTCAAATGTTTTAACATGTTATTTCCTCTAGTCTTGTACACTGAAAAAAGGAGATATTTTTGGCccattaatctacatgtatttgttaattttGGATCCAGCACATGAACATGCAAATTTCTTTATCAACACTGGATGCCattaatttttggaaagttcaaagttcaaatatcaatattttgaactccaatttgatttgaattgcTGTCTCTGTCCTTGTAGCAACACTTGATTCGACCCCGACGGCAGAGACAGGATAGCTGGGGCAGCGACTCCTCCTTTCTTTCTCTGTGTACCAACGCTACCTCAGAGGGGGATCCACTATGGGTGGAGGAAGACCTAGGCAACAACCTCATTCGATTCAGGTCTCTACTGAAGCTCTAATGTTCCTTCATAGAAAATGTAGAAATTGTTCCATTTTTGACATACATGATTTCATTGCTCAATTTTTAAACAGGGCTAAGAGAGAGGACGGTGAGAGCGACACAGAACTGGAGAGTGTGTACGGAGAAGAGGAGGGAGAGGGGGAACCAGGGGAGGACTTGTTCACTGTTCGACCGGACGACATGCCTCTGATGAACTCCACCATGATCTCCTCTGTCTCCATGACCTCTGACCCCCAAGCTGCCAGTAAACTGAACGCCCTACAGGACGAGCTGTCCAGTCTCCGACAACAGATCGCCATGTTGGTCATCAACCAGGAGCAGATCAACCGATCTCAGTGTAGGTGTCACGCCTAAACTCAGTCATGATCACGTGTGATGTTGATTTGTTTGGATTGTTTACAGCATGTGTTTGACAACATACATTGTAattgatttgtttctttttgATTCTAAGAGGAAGTGAACAAGATAGTCTAACTGTACAATGTTTTATCGTAAGCAAATTGTACGGCCTgtggttttgttttaatatcaatatattgttaatattaatatttatagttGAATTGGGAAATTTTGGGAAAATCAACTTTTTGGGCATTGGGAATTGTTCTATGTATCAGCACACATTTATTCATAGGGAAGGGGGTTCggattttattttcttcaaagtTGATCTCGTTGATCTGTCAGTAAAACATAGATTTCAATTGTTGATTTGCTTATAGATATCTGCATTGGATTGACCAAGTTAACACTTTAATTTTCTCTCGTTTTATATAGTAATGCCTCCATCGAATACCAACTCAGTGGCACAGACACCTCCCCAGACTTCTGGAGTGCCCTGTGCCCCACCCCCTCCTCCCCCACCACCCCCACTTCCCCCGCTGAACACGTCAACACCAGTCAAGAAGGAACCCAGCTTAGATGAAGTGTTAAGAAAGGTAATGATGTCActgtttatagaaaaaaattattttgtatgtaATATGTACAGTAAGTAATTATTCCTTTTGTTTGGTGTATTGTATGATGAATGGAATTTACCAtggtatacatgcatatatatttgtttgttgTAGTCTTTGATTTGTTTGGTATaatctttgatttgtttttgtcGCCATTGTGCTGTATGGCATAGTCTCTATGCTGTGTATTGTAGTTTTTGTGCTGTGAATTGTAGTTTTTGTGCTGTGTATTGTACTTTTTGTGCTGTATGCTGTAGTCTTTGTGCTGTGTATTGTAGTCTTTGTGCTGTGAATTGTAGTTTTTGTGCTGTATGCTGTAGTCTTTGTGCTGTGTATTGTAGTCTTTGTGCTTTATGTTGTAGTCTTTATGCTACATTTTGTATGTATTGTGGTATTTGTGCtgtatattttagttttttcaCTGTATGGTGTAGTCTTTGTGCTGTATTGTCTTCATGCTaaatgttttaatcttttatgCTGTGTATTGTAGTCTTTGTGCTGTATGGTGTAGTCTTTGTGCTGTATGGTGTAGTCTTTGTGCTGTATGGTGTAGTCTTTGTGCTGTATATTTTAGTCTTTTAACTGTATGGTGTAGTCTTTGTGCTGTATTGTCTTCATGCTAAATGTTTTAGTCTTTTATGCTGTGTATTGTAGAAGTTGGAGAACATAGAAGAAGACAGGGTAGAAAACAGAAACACTCCTGATGTTGTGCCAACCGCCTCAACAACAAAGGTTCCCACCATGTCTGAAGTGTTGAAAGGACTGGGATCAGTGAAACTCAGATCTATCCAGAGGTACAATTAAAAACTAAAGACTTTAATTGCAAATGGAAGGCTGTCCAAAGTTACGTTTAACATCTAACATAACCTTAAAAATACCAAATCTAAGAGGAAGGgcaatacaattaaaattttcaaatgtgatttttgtttatttataaatatttttttaatacaaatacagTATTCCTGTCAGTTTTAGGGACAATATCTTCAGGCATCCAATGTGTAAACCATAATGTGCCgtataaaacattttgaatttctaCAGATTTAAGTTGCAGAAAGTAAAATCAAACTGGaaagaaatgaaattcaaaatttttttttctttttaaacaacaattACTCCTAAACCTATGGACCAGGTGACTTTAAACATAGAATTAATTTTGGACAGCCTATACctatatgaaataaaacaaatgagtTTCTTGTATGTGTatgtaatcaatatttaaaaaaggtcCTTGGTCAAATTTATTTACACTGTCAGATCATGCATTCAGGGGATTTCGTTCAATAGTTTggattttcattaaactttTGTTTCAAATCAATGAAGGTCACCAGGTGGTACACCACTAAAGTCCAAAGTCCAGCCCCACACCACTGCTGACCCTGCCTCAATGATTGCCCTTGCCCTCCAGAAGAAGTTTGCCAACCAGAATTTCCACAGTCCAGAAGTTGACAAGGAAAACGAAAATCACGATTTTAGTTCTGCTGATGAGAACAGCCCTCATGTGCCAGTAAGAAGCTTTATTGATACACCAACTAATaccaatttatttcatttgaagagggggggggggggatacttTAAAGATCAAGGATAATGGtgtttaataatttgtttagcATTTTTTGAAAGGAAACTTTAgattattttagagaaaaaattcATAGCTGTGAGTTTTCCTATTAAGTGAACTGGGAGCAAACAAACTCaaccattatttttcaaattatttttcagaaatcTTTTGCTGGAAAGAAAGCCAAGCGAAGATCCCTCCTGTTTGAAGAGAGAAGGAAGAGCCTCAATCCTCTTTGTGATATTAATGTGTAAACTAACAGCTATTGTTTGAGGATGAACTTTTAAGACAGCATGACTTTTAATGGAAACACTTTATTGCAAAGACATATCAAAAGATGCTTGAACATAGTACGGAGCAAGGCCAAATTCTTTAGAGCTTTTAGGGAGAAAATGTGTTTTATGTTAAGAAGCGATTTTATACTATTGTATAATGACATCTTCTTTTTGCAAAATTTGCAAGAATAccaaatacatttttaacacTACATTTCTCTTTTTAGCATTATAACTGCAAATCAGCTCATCTTTAGTTTATCtttaaatagtttcattttattttagaaacaaaGACTATCAGTGCTATTTTTGATTCTACGTTAGTTGTTATTGGATACAAGCCTGATGATCATCAATAGTGGAAGAGGATGATAACTGCTTAAATATCATTGTCATTGCTGAATAAACATACAGCTATTACACTGTatagtaaaactcgtttagtacgaacatgGATATTGCGAATTTATGGATATAAcgaagtcatcttggatccccagctatgtaaattttatgaatttcttatatggttataacgaattacggatataacgaagtaatttcttaggtcccagtgacttcgttataaccgagttttgctgtacatGCATAATATAATGGGTATAGTCAAAATTATTGTCTCAAGGAAGGTGAGAGAATTTGAAAACTATTTTCAAGGGCATATCTTCTACCAAGGAGC
Coding sequences within it:
- the LOC128166463 gene encoding mitochondrial fission regulator 2-like, with amino-acid sequence MDVIDDAVTILRVILDYVGVDADDLADYVHLLYVRGCDAQRDMRASLRNRWDVSVTQRRRRMIHNWVRWRSDIRHRSLVRILATAIPTKPPKRLKIQQHLIRPRRQRQDSWGSDSSFLSLCTNATSEGDPLWVEEDLGNNLIRFRAKREDGESDTELESVYGEEEGEGEPGEDLFTVRPDDMPLMNSTMISSVSMTSDPQAASKLNALQDELSSLRQQIAMLVINQEQINRSQLMPPSNTNSVAQTPPQTSGVPCAPPPPPPPPPLPPLNTSTPVKKEPSLDEVLRKKLENIEEDRVENRNTPDVVPTASTTKVPTMSEVLKGLGSVKLRSIQRSPGGTPLKSKVQPHTTADPASMIALALQKKFANQNFHSPEVDKENENHDFSSADENSPHVPKSFAGKKAKRRSLLFEERRKSLNPLCDINV